In the Orenia marismortui DSM 5156 genome, one interval contains:
- a CDS encoding NifU family protein, whose product MTEKVKEVLDKIRPSLQADGGDVELVEVTNDGIVKLKLTGACAGCPMSQMTLKMGIEKNLKKFIPEVKEVQSV is encoded by the coding sequence ATGACAGAAAAAGTAAAAGAAGTTTTAGATAAAATTAGACCTTCTCTACAAGCTGATGGCGGTGATGTTGAACTTGTAGAAGTTACTAATGACGGAATTGTAAAACTTAAACTTACAGGTGCTTGTGCTGGTTGTCCTATGTCTCAAATGACTTTAAAAATGGGAATTGAAAAAAATCTTAAAAAATTCATCCCTGAAGTTAAAGAGGTACAATCTGTATAG
- the dat gene encoding D-amino-acid transaminase gives MGNIAYVSGEFIELDDAKVSIQDRGFQFGDSIYEVIKLYDGKLFKADEHFSRLLNSAEMIRLNLEYNLEDLKKIALEVVDKNTDNQSGSLYIQVTRGIAPRNHSFDFDLKSTVIMYLLPPQPFPSELWESGVNAVTLPDTRWSYCNIKTTNLLPNILANQAAKEEGAFEGVFISDDNIVIEGTSSNIFIVKDGRVITHPINKKLLSGITREIVLELAEENFDVEEKIFTLEELYNADEVFITSTTKEVLAVVEIDDKVINQAKVGKITKELHNLYREYKQDLNNF, from the coding sequence ATGGGAAATATAGCTTACGTAAGTGGAGAATTTATTGAATTAGATGATGCCAAAGTTTCAATACAAGATAGAGGATTTCAGTTTGGCGATAGTATTTATGAAGTAATAAAATTGTATGATGGGAAATTATTTAAGGCAGATGAGCATTTTAGTAGATTATTAAATAGTGCAGAAATGATTAGATTGAATCTAGAGTATAACCTAGAAGATTTAAAGAAGATTGCTTTAGAAGTTGTTGATAAAAATACAGATAATCAATCTGGAAGTCTGTATATTCAGGTAACACGTGGTATTGCTCCTAGAAATCATAGCTTTGATTTTGATCTCAAATCAACGGTAATTATGTATCTTTTACCTCCTCAACCTTTTCCAAGTGAATTATGGGAAAGTGGTGTTAATGCAGTAACTCTTCCTGATACTAGATGGAGTTATTGTAATATTAAAACTACTAATTTATTACCTAATATATTGGCTAATCAAGCGGCAAAGGAAGAAGGGGCTTTTGAAGGGGTATTTATTTCTGATGATAATATAGTTATTGAAGGAACAAGTAGTAATATTTTTATTGTAAAAGATGGAAGAGTCATTACTCATCCAATCAATAAGAAGTTATTAAGTGGTATTACTAGAGAGATAGTATTGGAATTGGCTGAGGAAAACTTTGATGTAGAGGAAAAGATATTTACTTTAGAAGAACTTTATAATGCAGATGAAGTCTTTATTACTAGTACAACCAAAGAAGTGTTAGCTGTAGTAGAGATAGATGATAAAGTAATCAATCAAGCTAAGGTAGGTAAGATAACTAAAGAATTGCATAACTTATATAGAGAATATAAACAAGATTTAAATAATTTTTAA
- a CDS encoding thioredoxin family protein, which produces MISKFPKVEDNNIEEVIRYNKKLLIIFSSKGCGYCQLSKNNLLEVIDNFPELAIYECMISKAPKTIARYNISSVPILKLFSDGKLVYTGFGVRNPNDLYYQLKSFFL; this is translated from the coding sequence ATGATATCTAAATTTCCTAAAGTAGAAGATAATAATATAGAAGAAGTAATTAGGTATAATAAAAAATTGTTAATTATATTTTCTTCAAAGGGTTGCGGTTATTGTCAACTATCAAAGAATAATTTACTTGAGGTTATTGACAATTTTCCTGAGCTAGCTATTTATGAGTGTATGATTTCTAAAGCTCCCAAAACTATAGCTAGATATAATATATCGAGTGTTCCGATTTTAAAATTATTTAGTGATGGTAAATTAGTGTATACGGGATTTGGAGTAAGGAATCCTAATGATTTATATTATCAGCTTAAATCTTTTTTTCTATAA